The sequence GGGGATGATTGCAAATTTTCTGACATTAATATCAATATTCCTTACTCACAATTAATGATTTCGGCTTCACAAACTCATCAAATTTCCAGAAACATCAACTGATTTATACCAGGATGTTAAACTTTAATTTATACTCTAGTCAGGTGAGATGAGTTTTGTGGAGGTTGCTGTTTTTTTGTTGCCGTTTGGATTGCCCAGTTCCGAGTTTTAATCGTGCGTGGGTGAATTAAGCAACGAGTCTCAAGTAAATATTTTAGAGAATAGTCACAGGTTAGCCAAACAGCTTTGTAGAGATCTTGCCGACTAATCTGCCTTAAAGCTTCTAATTCGGGAGTGTTTCCTCTCCCAGGCTCTAAAGTATCGGCTACGAATATTATACAACTTAGCAAACTCATACCAGGTCTGCCTAAAGTATGATTTTGAATGGCTTGTAAAACTTCTTGATCATCTACACCAAATTGATCTCTAGCAACGATCGCACTGACATCAGCATGAAGCAAATGGGGATTAGCTTGATCTACCTCATCTAGTGATAAGCCTTCTGCCTGTGCCATCTGCAATAGCTGTTGTGGCTTAAAGTATTTAGCTAGATCGTGCATTAACCCAGCCATAGCAGCTTTTTCCGTATCTAGATGATAATGAGCAGCAAGAGCATGAGCCATTTGCTCTACACCAAGAATATGTTCGATCCGAGAAGCCGGAACATTATCAGCTAACCAAGCTAAAACCTGTTCACGCATCACAGCAGAAAACTCCTCATCAGTTGGCAAGTTATATCACTAAAAATCTTTAGCTTTTGCAAACGTAGAATTATATAATTTTCTTCCATATTAACTTAATGACTCTGAGCAACAGCACTAAACAGTTGTTCATATCGGTTCAAGGCTTGCTCAAAAGCATAATTATCCAAGGCATACTGCCTAGCTTGTTTACCGAGTAGTTCAGCTTTTTGGGGAGATTTATATAAATCTAGAACTGAGGAAGCTAGTGCCTTTGAATCTTCTGGTGGGACAACAATCCCACCACCACTATCTTGCACGACTGTCGCAGCAGTACCAGTGAGGGGAACAGAGGCAATTATTGGGCGGCCGCTAGCAAGTATGACCTGAATTTTGGAAGGCATATTAAAAGAAATTACATTACTTTTTTGCATAACTAAACCGACATCTGCCGCAGCTAGCATTTCTGGCAGTTTTTGGCGGGGTTGAAATGGCAGTAGCAAAACGTTTGTTACTCCCCAATCTTGGCAACGTTTTTGTAAGCGATTTAAGGCATTTTGTTCACCTACAATCACAAATTTAATTTCGGGAATATTTTGCAGGCGCTTTGCAGCCGCAATAGCTGTTTCTAAACCTTGGGTAAGACCAATATTGCCAGAGTAGAGAACTACAAATTTACCCTGAAGTTGATAGGTAACTCGGAAAATATTATTTTGCTTAGGCAAGGGTTGAATAAAATTTACATCCACCCAGTTAGGAATCAGTTCAATTTTGTTAGCTGGGACACCTTTTTTAAGTAAATTATCTACAAATCCATCAGCAATGACACTAATTTTAGTAGCTGTCCGGTAGGCAAATTTTTCTAGATTTGCAAATACGCCAATCAAAGCTTTATTTCTAAGTAAACCTGTGTGGACTGCTGCTTCTGGCAAAATATCCTGAAGGTTTAATACTACCGGACACCGCCTGATTAACCCTAATAGTGCTGCGGGAACGCAAACTGGTAAGGGTGGAACAGTGAGGAGAATTACATCAGGTTTCCAGTGGGTAAATGCTGGCAATGAACTTGTCAGGACAAAGCTACCATCTAATAACACTCGATCTAGGAAACCTGGCTTAGGTCGAATCCAAACATAACTGCGTTGAATCCAAACACCATTTTTTTCTTCAGTGACATACAACTTACCTCGATATTGGTCATAGATGCGGCGTTCAGGATAGTTAGGCATCCCAGTTACTACCCGTAATTGGTGACCTCGTTTAACTAAACCTT comes from Oculatellaceae cyanobacterium and encodes:
- the yqeK gene encoding bis(5'-nucleosyl)-tetraphosphatase (symmetrical) YqeK — translated: MPTDEEFSAVMREQVLAWLADNVPASRIEHILGVEQMAHALAAHYHLDTEKAAMAGLMHDLAKYFKPQQLLQMAQAEGLSLDEVDQANPHLLHADVSAIVARDQFGVDDQEVLQAIQNHTLGRPGMSLLSCIIFVADTLEPGRGNTPELEALRQISRQDLYKAVWLTCDYSLKYLLETRCLIHPRTIKTRNWAIQTATKKQQPPQNSSHLTRV
- a CDS encoding glycosyltransferase family 4 protein, giving the protein MRILIYSYNYEPEPIGIAPLMTELAEGLVKRGHQLRVVTGMPNYPERRIYDQYRGKLYVTEEKNGVWIQRSYVWIRPKPGFLDRVLLDGSFVLTSSLPAFTHWKPDVILLTVPPLPVCVPAALLGLIRRCPVVLNLQDILPEAAVHTGLLRNKALIGVFANLEKFAYRTATKISVIADGFVDNLLKKGVPANKIELIPNWVDVNFIQPLPKQNNIFRVTYQLQGKFVVLYSGNIGLTQGLETAIAAAKRLQNIPEIKFVIVGEQNALNRLQKRCQDWGVTNVLLLPFQPRQKLPEMLAAADVGLVMQKSNVISFNMPSKIQVILASGRPIIASVPLTGTAATVVQDSGGGIVVPPEDSKALASSVLDLYKSPQKAELLGKQARQYALDNYAFEQALNRYEQLFSAVAQSH